The following proteins are co-located in the Canis aureus isolate CA01 chromosome X, VMU_Caureus_v.1.0, whole genome shotgun sequence genome:
- the LOC144308038 gene encoding uncharacterized protein LOC144308038 encodes MSQFQKHNKDGMVHTRLNTGQNALVRLYLLHYPSGRGRRREFGGRGGGGAGASCCGEPEGPGVESAGRPAGVRTDGGANRSRTLPSPRLLPREVVAAPKPRRGQGRHVTLDLVHSSSSGKPITKAWPLPPLAHDGVQPERPAPLGTPRRMPRKPHSVLQQESPLQVGFLPFTENAQTDLAAHPGASGTFWKLRSPKFTIQPDPSCVMAPTAMRLSTFNGLQHIECLDQVPNWRK; translated from the exons ATGTCTCAGTTTCAGAAGCACAATAAAGATGGAATGGTGCATACCAGACTGAACACCGGGCAAAATGCGCTCGTCAGACTGTACCTACTCCACTACCCAAGCGGACGCGGGCGCCGGAGGGAGttcggggggcggggagggggtggcgcGGGAGCAAGTTGCTGCGGCGAGCCGGAGGGGCCCGGGGTGGAGAGTGCTGGAAGGCCCGCGGGGGTAAGGACGGACGGGGGTGCCAATCGAAGCCGGACCCTTCCCTCTCCACGACTGTTACCGCGGGAGGTGGTGGCAGCCCCAAAGCCCAGAAGAGGACAAGGGCGCCATGTGACTCTCGACCTGGTGCACAGTAGTAGCTCAGGCAAGCCGATCACAAAAGCCTGGCCTCTCCCGCCCCTGGCCCACGATGGGGTGCAACCTGAACGGCCAGCGCCCCTGGGGACTCCGCGGCGGATGCCACGCAAGCCACACTCAGTTCTCCAGCAGGAGTCACCGCTACAGGTGGGCTTTCTCCCCTTTACAGAAAACGCGCAGACCGACCTTGCCGCCCACCCCGGCGCGTCCGGTACTTTCTGGAAACTACGCAGCCCCAAGTTTACCATCCAACCAGACCCCTCCTGTGTGATGGCACCGACTGCAATGCGACTTTCGACCTTTAATG gcttgCAACATATAGAATGTCTGGATCAAGTTCCCAACTGGCGAAAATAA